The Streptomyces sp. M92 nucleotide sequence CGCGGTCACCGAGCTCACCGCCTTCGCCCGCGACCGGTCCCTCGGAGCGTCCCAGGTGACCGCCGTGGGCGCCTTCTCGGAGGCGGTCGTCGGCTGGTTCGACCGGCAGGCCAAGGACTACCGGCACATCCCGGTGGACGAGCAGTGCGAGGTGCTGTCCCTGATCGGGGACATCGCCGTCGCCGACGAGGGACCCGCCCCCCACCTGCACGCCGTACTGGGCCTGTCCGACGGCTCCACCCGCGGCGGACACCTGCTGTCCGGCCGGGTCTGGCCGACGCTGGAGGTCGTCGTCCGGGACAGCCCGGCGGACCTGGCCAAGACCCACCGCCCCGAGATCGGACTGGCCCTGATCGACCTGGAGGCGCGACCATGACACGGATACGAGACGTGATGTCACCCGCCCCCGTGGCCGTCGAGCCCATGACCACGGTGACGCGGGCGGCCGGGCTGATGCGTGAGGAGGACGTCGGCGACGTCCTGGTGACCTACGACCGCGACCTGTTCGGTGTGCTCACCGACCGCGACATCGTGCTCCGGGGCGTCGCCGACGGCCACGACCCCGACGCCACCACGGTCGGTTCGGTGTGCTCGCCGCCGCCCGTCGTCACCCGAGGCCCTGTCGTCAAATTTCCGCCTGCCCGGCGGGCGGACGACGGGAATTTGACGACAGGGCCTCGGACCGGACGACACGACCGACCGCGCGGCCGAGCTGATGCGCCACCACGCCGTCCGGCGGCTCCCGGCCGCGTCGAACACGGCGGCGTCCCGGTCGGCGTGGTCACCCTCGGCGACCTCGCCGCCGCCGACGACCCGCACTCCGCCCTGGCGGACATCAGCAGGGCCGCACCCGGCCACTGACTCACCGGACCGCCTCACGCAGGAGGCACGGCATGAACGACCGACGTCACCCCCGCGGGACCACGGACCCCGCCTCCCGGGCGCGGTCCGGCGCGTTCGGCCGCCGCCACCCGCGCACCGGCACCGAACCGGTCACGGCACAGAGCCCGCTGGGACTCCGCCTGGTCCTGTCCGCCGTCTTCCTGCCGCTGTTCCTGGCCGGCGCCGCGTACTTCGGGGTGTGGGCCGCGGACGCGGGTCCCGGGGACAGTCCCGGACGCGGCGGCCTGGTCGTCCTCGCCGTCGTGTGCGCGGCGCTCGCACTGCTGGCGGTTGCGGACCTGATGGTCGTCCTGCGCAGGATGCGGCACGAGCGCGCCGGGAAGGTCCCGCACTGACCCCGGAAACCCGAGGAGGGGACGGAGGAGGAAGCGACATGGCCCCCCTGGCACGAACCCCCGCGGCCGGCACCGAGGACCGCCGCGCCCCCGCCCGCACCGCGCGGCTGCGCAGCCGCATCCCCGAACCCGACGAGGAACCCGACCTGCTCGGCCAGTACCTGGCGCAGATCGGCGCCACCCCGCTGCTGACCGCCGAGGACGAGGTACGGCTCGCCAAGCGCATCGAGGCCGGCGTCCGGGCCATGGAGGAACTGGAGTCGGCCGACACCGGCGAGCCCGCCCCCGCCCCCGGACGGCGCCGCGCCCTTGAGGAGGCCGTCCGCGACGGCCAGGCCGCCAAGGACCACATGGTGCGGGCGAACCTGCGGCTCGTGGTGTCGATGGCCAAACGGCACGCCCACCGCGGACTGCCCCTGCTGGACGTCATCCAGGAGGGCAACCTCGGCCTGATCCGGGCGGTGGAGAAGTTCGACCACACCAAGGGCTTCAAGTTCTCCACGTACGCCACCTGGTGGATCCGCCAGGCCATCGAGCGGGGCCTGGCCACGCACGCGC carries:
- a CDS encoding PPC domain-containing DNA-binding protein — protein: MKWRQVQDGPSAVYVVVLDPGEDAVTELTAFARDRSLGASQVTAVGAFSEAVVGWFDRQAKDYRHIPVDEQCEVLSLIGDIAVADEGPAPHLHAVLGLSDGSTRGGHLLSGRVWPTLEVVVRDSPADLAKTHRPEIGLALIDLEARP
- a CDS encoding sigma-70 family RNA polymerase sigma factor, producing MAPLARTPAAGTEDRRAPARTARLRSRIPEPDEEPDLLGQYLAQIGATPLLTAEDEVRLAKRIEAGVRAMEELESADTGEPAPAPGRRRALEEAVRDGQAAKDHMVRANLRLVVSMAKRHAHRGLPLLDVIQEGNLGLIRAVEKFDHTKGFKFSTYATWWIRQAIERGLATHARTVRLPVHVVEQLQKLAKVERKLRAGLDREPTADEVAAESGIDGDKVVWLRRVGRDAVSLDTPVDETGETVVGDLIPDSEVLQAPEVAEFQALAAELREAVGTLAPREAMILSLRYGLHDGRPRTLHQVAQHVGLTRERVRQLEKASLDHLRAPETRDRLLDWAS
- a CDS encoding DUF6343 family protein — its product is MNDRRHPRGTTDPASRARSGAFGRRHPRTGTEPVTAQSPLGLRLVLSAVFLPLFLAGAAYFGVWAADAGPGDSPGRGGLVVLAVVCAALALLAVADLMVVLRRMRHERAGKVPH